From the genome of Propionispora hippei DSM 15287:
CACCATCCTCAGTATAACAACTCTCACTTTCCATATACAATCATATAAAGATCGTATTTTTTTCGCTTTTTCAATCAATATGGTAAATGCATGCACGCCAAACTATTTACTCATTGATCTTCCGAAACCCGCCATTGAAACCTGCTGAAGTCCACAAACAATTATACTGTGAGTGACGCAACTGTAGTAATGCGACTTAACTTTGTCAAAGGCTAGGCGGTAGTAGAGCAATAAAAAAAACCTGCCATTCATATCTAAATGACAGGTATGTTAGAGATGATTTCTTATATTTATAAACTTCACAGCCCCATTTGCCAAGCATCTTGCCAAAATTTTCCTCATTATCGTTCTTCATGTGCTTATCATTAAAAGGTGTCCTTAAACTGCTGTTAACAGTTTGTTTATGGCTGTCTGTTCATCCGGAACAAAGAACACTGCATTACCCTGATTACACTCATAAATAAAGTCTTTCAATGGTTTGCTTGTGTATATCGAAAAATCGCCAATTATGGCAATTTTCTTGGAATAGTTTACGAACTTTTGTAGAATTTCTCCCGCAATTCCTGAACTTAACTTGAAAAAATCTTCTATTATCGCCTCTTTGTTTATCGCTATCCTTTGGCAATCATCATCGTAATTAATCAAAGCTATTAAGTCTAGCGCAGATTGCGTATCTGTAATAAGTAACTCGTCGCTGTGTA
Proteins encoded in this window:
- a CDS encoding DUF4180 domain-containing protein, which gives rise to MKKQIIKNNGVAIAVLHSDELLITDTQSALDLIALINYDDDCQRIAINKEAIIEDFFKLSSGIAGEILQKFVNYSKKIAIIGDFSIYTSKPLKDFIYECNQGNAVFFVPDEQTAINKLLTAV